The genomic region ccattaatatttcataattcaCATGTGTACAAACGCTTCACTGGTTAGCTATATCATGAACCCAAAAGTGTAAGTCAGGGAATGTCACGCATAAAAATCGTAACTCTGTTATCAGTATTATTGTGCTTGCAGAGAGTCCAGATAATTATTAGCGTTCACAGAAATGAGAGATTATTTAACCGAGAACATTTGTATGTTATAAATGAACATGTTATAAATGTCACTGTTACTTTGTATACTTTCAGAAGTAAAGAACCATGCCCCGAAGACTGCTGTCGGACCACCTGTTTGGTGAAACAGCTAATAGTTCTATCTTGCGGATGAGCAATGAGGCTATGCTGCAGACAAAGATGAAAAACGAACATGAGAGATGGAAATTACTGAAGGAACTTAAACAACTGATTTCTAACGAGAAGGTAGCACGGATACACAATAGTCGCGAGCTCGAGATGCTGCGAGACGAGTACACAAAGATGATAGCATGTGGCCGTGTGTATAAGGAGCATGGCTTCGAGAGGTATGACCCCGCTTTGAATAGACGACCAACGACAGAGAAAAACAACATTCAGAATAACAACTTAACTCCATTTTCTCGACAAACTTCATTGTGTTCGACACAACTACCTGACATCGATGATGCCCCGGGATATGTGAGGATAGTGAAGAGGAACCCTATCAGAAGGAGTAAATCAGATGTGTCCGAGATCAGACGAACGGACACTGTTTACACGCGAACCAGATTTTCCTCTATTGCCGAGAGCAATATCAGTGATATTTCCACACCCGTGGACAATagaaacattgatatagacGATCTGGAAAATGATATGGAAGCTATCCCCGAGGAAAAAATTACAAATGCCGAGGaggaagaagaaaagaaaataacatCGGCCCTATCTACAATCCTTGCAATCAAGTTGCACGCTTTGGTTATGTGGAAGCAACAAATGCACAAGATTCCGGAACGAGCTGTCTCGGAACGTCCACGATTTGTCCGGAAAGTGACTACAGGTGAAGCTCCTCCATCAACCAACATCCGGGCACCATTATCACGACCATCCTCGTTGTTGCCGGGAGACTGTAAAACGGTGTTCGGGATGAAGAAGTTCATTGAACGTGAAGTGTCAAATAGGATTGTCGTGCTTTCATCACCAAAGAAAGACAAAGCAAAATTGGACAAAATGATTGAAAAAGCGCGTCTCCCGCAACTCATTGAAAGACGAAAAACAACTTCAGCAATATTTCGAGATTTTCGAACGTACAAAGAATCTCAACATTCTCGTAAACCGGAAGGCAACATACCGGACCAAAACAGACTGGAGAGACACAAAACGCAACCGAATGTATTGGATTACACAAGACTGGAGGCAATCAAATCAGGAGCCGATATAGTGGAAGGCCAAGAAATGGGGGCAAACACAACAGGGAACAACAGGTCTGAAAGTGTATTGACTTCTGATAGTCTTCCCAACGGCAAAACATAGATTTACCCCTGTTACCAATGTTGGTAAAGCGTCAGACACAAGTCGACAGAACTTTATAAAATACGCTTTAAGTTGGTGAGGATCTAATGCTACTGGGCTACTGAACTCGACCCTACCTGTATACGTTTGtgatgtatatatcagtattacttacatgtacgtgtttGCTGTGATCAGCCTAGAGACTGGAGGAGCAATTAAAACTTCCACACATTTCTATTGCCTAACTGGACGATCACTAGCTGAGACCATTTATCTCAGGTGGTACAGCTATCGGAACTTTTGACAGGGAATATTATAACAACTATGAACAGTCCCGAGGGACAGAATCACACAACAGGAAGTTATCCTGTATCATTGGTTGTCAGTGGGACATATGTGACCCATCACATGCAAACAGTGCTAATTATCACTTTTAAAACGTTGgaaatgtaatacatgtactccGATAAGTTTTAGACCTTTCCAGTTTGTCGCCATCATACGAATTAAAACGGAAGATGTAATGATTGTGAATTACACATGATGATACAACATTCGTAGTCAAGAAATAGTTCTGACAACTGCTAAAGTGGTATTCATGACAG from Pecten maximus chromosome 11, xPecMax1.1, whole genome shotgun sequence harbors:
- the LOC117337350 gene encoding uncharacterized protein LOC117337350, producing MPRRLLSDHLFGETANSSILRMSNEAMLQTKMKNEHERWKLLKELKQLISNEKVARIHNSRELEMLRDEYTKMIACGRVYKEHGFERYDPALNRRPTTEKNNIQNNNLTPFSRQTSLCSTQLPDIDDAPGYVRIVKRNPIRRSKSDVSEIRRTDTVYTRTRFSSIAESNISDISTPVDNRNIDIDDLENDMEAIPEEKITNAEEEEEKKITSALSTILAIKLHALVMWKQQMHKIPERAVSERPRFVRKVTTGEAPPSTNIRAPLSRPSSLLPGDCKTVFGMKKFIEREVSNRIVVLSSPKKDKAKLDKMIEKARLPQLIERRKTTSAIFRDFRTYKESQHSRKPEGNIPDQNRLERHKTQPNVLDYTRLEAIKSGADIVEGQEMGANTTGNNRSESVLTSDSLPNGKT